In Phyllobacterium zundukense, one DNA window encodes the following:
- the otnI gene encoding 2-oxo-tetronate isomerase, whose product MPVFAANLSMMFNEWPFLDRFAAAADAGFTAVEYLFPYEFPPEAISERLVRNNLEQALFNLPPGDWAAGERGIAALPGRFDALKSDVGRALEYASATGVKRLHLMAGIADPHDEAAAACYRRSVTYTAGRLAEAGIDLVLEPINARNMPGYYLNDFGAAEQLITELELPNLKLQFDIYHRQVMHGDVAMALRRLMPVTGHIQIASIPSRHEPDGEELNFTYLFDEIDRLAYDGFVGCEYIPRAGTLDGLKWFEPFRRS is encoded by the coding sequence ATGCCGGTTTTTGCCGCCAACCTGTCGATGATGTTTAACGAGTGGCCGTTCCTTGATCGCTTCGCCGCTGCTGCCGATGCTGGTTTCACTGCGGTCGAATATCTGTTTCCCTATGAGTTTCCGCCCGAAGCGATCTCCGAGAGGCTCGTCCGCAATAATCTTGAGCAAGCCCTGTTCAACCTCCCTCCAGGGGACTGGGCGGCGGGTGAGCGCGGCATCGCTGCCCTGCCCGGGCGGTTCGATGCCTTGAAGTCGGATGTGGGACGGGCACTCGAATATGCATCGGCGACTGGCGTAAAGCGGTTGCATCTGATGGCCGGCATTGCGGATCCCCACGACGAAGCCGCGGCGGCGTGTTACCGACGCTCGGTCACTTACACTGCCGGCCGGCTTGCCGAAGCTGGCATCGACCTGGTGCTCGAGCCGATCAACGCGCGAAACATGCCGGGATATTATCTTAATGATTTCGGCGCGGCCGAACAGCTCATTACAGAACTCGAGCTGCCTAACCTGAAACTGCAGTTCGATATCTATCATCGTCAGGTCATGCACGGCGATGTGGCCATGGCCTTGCGCCGTCTCATGCCCGTTACCGGTCATATCCAGATCGCCAGCATTCCCTCGCGCCACGAGCCGGACGGGGAAGAGCTGAACTTTACTTATCTCTTCGATGAAATCGACCGGCTTGCCTATGATGGCTTCGTCGGTTGCGAATACATCCCCAGAGCCGGAACCCTGGACGGTTTGAAATGGTTCGAACCCTTTAGACGGAGCTAG
- the ltnD gene encoding L-threonate dehydrogenase: MSKTNAGRQNAIVAAVVGLGSMGMGMAKSMHRAGIDVIGCDIAPAAVDRFIADGGRGATTAADAAKGADIVVSVVVNGAQTEAILFGPNGIADTMQPGAVFISSATMDPAVAWDLAQRVEALGLHYLDAPISGGAAKAASGELTIMASGSRQAFELARPALDAMAGKVYELGDAAGAGAAFKMVNQLLAGVHIAAACEAIAFAAKQGLDLDKVYEVITASAGNSWMFENRVPHVLAGDYTPLSTVEIFVKDLGIVQDMARAERYPVPLVAAALQMYLAASGAGMGHDDDASLARIYASLSGARLPDAKPKG; encoded by the coding sequence ATGTCAAAGACCAATGCGGGCCGCCAAAATGCCATTGTGGCGGCGGTAGTCGGGCTTGGTTCCATGGGAATGGGAATGGCGAAATCCATGCACCGCGCCGGAATCGACGTGATCGGCTGTGACATTGCCCCCGCGGCCGTCGATCGCTTCATAGCGGATGGCGGACGCGGCGCAACCACAGCCGCCGATGCTGCAAAAGGTGCGGACATCGTCGTGTCCGTGGTCGTCAATGGCGCGCAGACCGAGGCCATATTGTTCGGGCCAAATGGCATCGCCGATACAATGCAACCCGGCGCCGTGTTCATCTCGTCCGCAACGATGGATCCCGCTGTCGCATGGGATCTTGCGCAACGTGTCGAAGCTCTCGGCCTTCATTATCTGGATGCCCCGATATCCGGCGGCGCAGCAAAAGCGGCGAGCGGCGAACTCACGATCATGGCCTCAGGCTCCAGGCAAGCTTTCGAGCTTGCCCGTCCGGCTCTTGATGCCATGGCCGGCAAAGTCTACGAACTCGGCGATGCGGCTGGAGCCGGTGCAGCCTTCAAGATGGTCAACCAGCTTCTTGCCGGTGTGCACATCGCCGCTGCCTGCGAGGCTATAGCCTTCGCTGCCAAACAGGGGCTCGATCTCGACAAGGTATACGAAGTGATCACCGCCTCCGCCGGCAACTCATGGATGTTCGAAAATCGCGTGCCCCACGTGCTGGCGGGAGACTATACACCGCTCAGCACGGTCGAGATTTTCGTCAAGGATCTTGGCATCGTCCAGGATATGGCGCGGGCAGAGCGCTATCCTGTACCGCTCGTCGCCGCGGCTTTGCAGATGTATCTGGCAGCCTCCGGTGCCGGCATGGGTCACGATGATGACGCATCTCTTGCACGGATATATGCCAGCCTGTCCGGTGCAAGGTTGCCGGATGCGAAACCCAAGGGTTGA
- a CDS encoding LacI family DNA-binding transcriptional regulator codes for MGTSRYQAAVTLAQVAEAAGVGESTVSRVLRNHGSYSGKTRDRVMTAVERLGYVPNRIAGTLASTGSRLVAFVIPSLSNIVFADVLRGAGATLEENQYQAVFAVTDYDPAREEALVGSMLAWRPAAVMLAGYEHTGRTITMLRTANCRVVEMLDVDGTALDLAVGFSNRAAGRASAEFLLKRGYRRIGYVGHDLERDTRAGKRYSSFCETLSVNGVPLAGQQIYREASSVERGRLGLDLLLARTPDLDAVYFSNDDMALGGYFHCLARGIVIPSQLAIFGYNGLDLGRVMPQALSTIRTPRVATGQLAAKLIVDNAPSQVIDLGFELIEGATA; via the coding sequence ATGGGTACCTCCAGATATCAGGCGGCAGTGACACTTGCGCAGGTTGCCGAGGCGGCCGGCGTTGGCGAAAGCACGGTCTCTCGTGTCTTAAGAAACCATGGCTCTTATTCCGGAAAGACAAGGGATCGTGTCATGACAGCCGTTGAGCGGCTGGGTTATGTGCCAAACCGCATCGCCGGTACGCTGGCCTCGACAGGGTCCCGCCTGGTCGCCTTTGTCATACCGTCGCTGTCCAATATCGTTTTCGCCGATGTTTTAAGAGGCGCGGGCGCGACGCTGGAGGAAAATCAATATCAGGCGGTTTTTGCGGTCACTGATTATGATCCCGCAAGGGAGGAGGCGCTGGTCGGCTCGATGCTCGCCTGGCGGCCTGCGGCGGTGATGCTGGCAGGCTATGAACATACCGGGCGCACGATCACGATGCTGCGCACCGCCAATTGCCGGGTCGTGGAAATGCTCGATGTGGATGGTACTGCGCTGGATCTTGCGGTTGGCTTCTCCAACCGCGCCGCCGGCCGTGCAAGCGCCGAGTTTCTGTTGAAGCGCGGTTATCGCCGGATTGGTTATGTCGGCCATGACCTCGAGCGCGATACACGTGCCGGCAAACGTTATTCGAGCTTCTGCGAGACATTGAGTGTCAATGGCGTGCCGCTTGCAGGCCAGCAAATTTATCGGGAAGCTTCGTCTGTCGAAAGAGGCCGTTTGGGTCTCGATCTCCTGCTGGCCAGAACTCCCGACCTGGACGCCGTCTACTTTTCCAACGATGACATGGCGCTCGGTGGCTATTTTCACTGTTTGGCGCGAGGAATTGTCATCCCCTCCCAATTGGCGATTTTCGGCTATAATGGCCTTGATCTCGGCCGGGTTATGCCGCAAGCCCTGTCGACGATACGCACGCCGCGCGTCGCGACCGGACAGTTGGCGGCAAAGCTCATCGTGGACAATGCGCCATCACAGGTTATCGATCTTGGTTTTGAGTTGATCGAAGGCGCAACTGCCTGA
- a CDS encoding aldolase: MSDARLREEICRYGRSLFERGLTPGSSGNISLRLDDGGWLVTPTNASLGFLDPARLSRLDAAGALVSGHTPTKEIPLHSAIYETRASARAVVHLHSTHAVALTMLPEIDPRAALPPMTPYYLMRSGQTALVPYYRPGDPAVADAIRGLAGKYSSVLLANHGPVVAGDSLEAAVFATEELEETAKLYLLLRNLNPRYLSPAQVADLVTTFGLDLPFHEDHDHK, encoded by the coding sequence ATGTCTGATGCACGCCTGCGTGAGGAAATCTGCCGATACGGACGCTCGCTGTTCGAGCGGGGGCTGACACCCGGATCGTCGGGCAATATTTCATTGCGGCTCGATGATGGCGGCTGGCTGGTGACACCGACGAATGCCTCGCTCGGCTTTCTTGACCCGGCTCGGCTTTCTCGTCTCGATGCGGCAGGGGCGCTGGTTTCAGGCCATACACCCACCAAGGAAATTCCGCTTCACAGCGCCATTTACGAGACTCGCGCAAGCGCCCGCGCGGTCGTCCATCTTCATTCAACGCACGCCGTTGCCCTGACAATGCTGCCGGAGATCGATCCGCGCGCCGCGCTGCCGCCGATGACGCCCTATTATCTCATGCGGTCCGGTCAGACCGCCCTCGTGCCCTATTACCGTCCCGGCGATCCGGCGGTTGCCGATGCGATCCGCGGCCTTGCGGGCAAATATTCCTCCGTGCTTCTGGCGAATCATGGGCCCGTCGTGGCCGGCGACAGTCTTGAGGCCGCGGTTTTTGCCACCGAGGAGCTGGAGGAGACGGCGAAGCTTTATCTCCTCCTGCGAAACCTCAACCCCCGCTACCTCAGCCCTGCGCAGGTCGCCGATCTTGTTACGACTTTCGGCCTCGATCTACCCTTTCATGAGGATCACGATCACAAGTGA
- a CDS encoding ROK family protein → MSQRQDNLKQDNPVPVAHGAVSLPSVTVDGYNLKLRDKDGFIGDKASKSAFQQKLDDWRKRIQNGGDDPLGDTPTKDLSKKEIDALVQGKDKEAAALVLGAVDDFAEELAQVLARFLKEKSWKGTERVVVGGGLKESAFGELAIARAMVLLKSDGLKIELLPIAHHPDEAGLTGAVYLMPAWMLEGHDSLLAVDIGGTNIRAGIVETRIKDKADLSKARVWKSELWRHADDEPNRTATVEHIVGVLERLIAKAQKADLMPAPVIGIACPGTIMPDGSIANGGQNLPGGNWESKSFNLPEALAEAIPKIGDHPTFVIMHNDAVVQGLSQVPFMRDVKRWGVVTIGTGLGNARFTNRTV, encoded by the coding sequence ATGTCGCAACGCCAGGATAATTTGAAACAGGATAATCCTGTGCCAGTTGCGCATGGCGCCGTTTCATTGCCGTCAGTCACGGTCGACGGCTACAATTTGAAGCTGCGCGACAAGGATGGCTTCATTGGCGACAAGGCCAGTAAATCGGCATTCCAGCAGAAACTCGACGATTGGCGCAAACGCATCCAGAATGGCGGCGACGATCCGCTTGGAGACACTCCGACAAAGGATCTGTCGAAGAAAGAGATCGATGCGCTGGTGCAGGGAAAGGACAAGGAGGCCGCGGCCCTTGTTCTCGGCGCTGTCGATGATTTCGCCGAAGAACTCGCCCAGGTGCTTGCCCGTTTCCTGAAGGAAAAGAGCTGGAAGGGCACCGAACGCGTCGTCGTCGGCGGCGGCTTGAAAGAAAGCGCTTTCGGGGAACTCGCTATAGCCCGGGCGATGGTGCTGCTGAAATCGGATGGCTTGAAAATCGAGCTTTTGCCGATCGCGCATCATCCGGATGAAGCCGGACTTACCGGTGCAGTATATCTCATGCCTGCCTGGATGCTTGAGGGGCACGATTCGTTGCTGGCGGTTGATATTGGTGGAACGAATATTCGTGCAGGGATTGTCGAAACGCGGATCAAAGACAAAGCGGATCTGTCGAAAGCCAGGGTCTGGAAATCGGAACTTTGGCGCCACGCCGATGACGAGCCCAATCGCACGGCAACCGTAGAGCATATCGTGGGCGTGTTGGAACGTCTCATCGCAAAAGCGCAAAAGGCCGATCTTATGCCGGCTCCGGTAATCGGAATTGCATGCCCAGGTACGATCATGCCGGACGGTTCCATCGCGAATGGCGGCCAAAATCTTCCCGGCGGGAATTGGGAGAGCAAGAGTTTCAATCTTCCGGAAGCTCTCGCTGAAGCCATCCCGAAAATCGGTGATCATCCCACCTTTGTAATCATGCACAACGATGCGGTGGTGCAGGGGCTCTCACAGGTTCCGTTCATGCGGGACGTCAAGCGTTGGGGCGTTGTGACTATCGGCACGGGCCTCGGAAATGCCCGTTTTACCAACAGGACCGTTTGA
- a CDS encoding DUF992 domain-containing protein — protein sequence MKKTLAMALTAASLTLAGTMAAKAADTIRTYEEPDLRSGVKIGYLDCTIGGGIGYVLGSAKEIECDFRSSLSGERSDHYSGAIKKLGVDVGFTTRSRLIWAVFAPTAGYHHGSLGGIYRGATAEATVGAGIGTNVLFGGTAGSIHLQAISVTGQIGLNLAATGTSMTLASVN from the coding sequence ATGAAGAAGACTCTTGCGATGGCACTTACGGCAGCGTCGCTGACTCTCGCTGGCACGATGGCTGCCAAGGCGGCGGACACCATCCGGACCTATGAAGAACCGGATCTGCGCAGCGGCGTGAAGATCGGTTATCTCGATTGCACGATCGGCGGCGGTATTGGTTATGTGCTTGGCTCGGCCAAGGAGATCGAGTGCGACTTCCGCTCCAGCCTCAGCGGCGAACGTTCAGATCACTACAGCGGCGCAATCAAGAAGCTCGGTGTTGACGTTGGCTTCACTACACGCAGCCGGCTCATCTGGGCCGTGTTCGCACCGACAGCCGGCTACCATCATGGCTCGCTCGGCGGCATCTATCGTGGCGCTACCGCGGAAGCGACTGTCGGCGCCGGTATCGGTACCAATGTGCTTTTTGGAGGCACGGCCGGCTCTATTCATCTTCAGGCAATCAGTGTAACGGGCCAGATCGGTCTTAATCTTGCTGCCACCGGCACGTCGATGACACTCGCCTCGGTGAATTGA
- a CDS encoding DUF922 domain-containing Zn-dependent protease — MKTVVRISLLAACCALLPEIAHAEWQAVEKIESYAVSGKSGAELYASIGERGPRAGDNGSAIAHTNFRLTWSRKYENQRNACTLVSAKPKLVITYTVPKPAGKLPDAVARNWETFITGIRRHEAVHGEMIREMVKSIETATVGLSVPDDPKCTKIRAEMTKRLSELSQTQRQRSRDFDRTELSEGGNIHQLILALVNGA, encoded by the coding sequence GTGAAAACAGTCGTCCGAATTTCGTTGCTGGCTGCCTGTTGCGCCTTGTTACCTGAAATTGCACATGCCGAGTGGCAAGCAGTCGAAAAAATAGAGAGCTATGCGGTTTCAGGAAAATCCGGTGCTGAACTCTACGCGTCTATCGGGGAGAGGGGGCCAAGAGCCGGTGACAACGGGAGCGCCATCGCGCATACGAATTTCCGCCTGACATGGTCGAGGAAATACGAGAACCAGCGCAATGCCTGCACGCTCGTCTCCGCAAAGCCGAAACTTGTAATCACCTACACTGTACCGAAGCCTGCTGGAAAGCTGCCGGACGCCGTCGCCAGAAACTGGGAGACGTTTATCACCGGGATCCGCCGTCATGAAGCGGTGCACGGCGAAATGATCCGCGAGATGGTAAAATCAATCGAGACTGCAACAGTCGGCTTGTCTGTGCCCGATGATCCCAAATGCACCAAGATCAGAGCGGAGATGACGAAGCGTCTTTCGGAACTCTCTCAAACCCAGCGACAGCGCAGCCGTGATTTTGATCGAACTGAACTCAGTGAAGGCGGAAATATCCACCAGCTCATCCTCGCATTGGTCAACGGGGCGTAG
- the ampC gene encoding class C beta-lactamase: protein MNLKLLAPILTAFVFATTASPVGAAESQRDEVEVWVNDAVRPVMSQYDIPGMAVGVILDGKSYIFNYGRMTKEGSKPVTDKTLFEIGSISKTFTATLATYAQANGNLALTEPAGKYVPALQGRPFGDVEILHLATHTPGGFPLQVPDNVKNEQQMLKYFKEWQPAYLPGTHRTYANPSIGMLGYITAHSMKGDFPTLVEQKLFRPMGMADSYINVPRDRMADYAQGYTKAGKPVRMSNAVLSAEAYGVRTTAADLVQFLKANMNLLSLDETLARAIRDTHAGYFRVGEMTQDLVWEQYDYPVALPTLLEGNSQRTSRPALPVKRISPPMSPRQDVLINKTGSTNGFGAYVAFVPEKRMGIVILANRYYPNEDRVKIVHQLFSRFDSGGAGHEPAPVE from the coding sequence ATGAATCTGAAACTTCTGGCTCCGATCCTGACTGCGTTCGTTTTCGCCACAACGGCGAGCCCTGTTGGCGCAGCGGAAAGTCAACGGGATGAGGTCGAAGTCTGGGTAAATGATGCCGTGCGGCCGGTCATGAGCCAGTACGATATTCCGGGCATGGCTGTCGGGGTAATTCTTGATGGGAAATCCTATATTTTCAACTATGGCAGAATGACGAAGGAGGGCAGCAAGCCGGTAACGGACAAAACGCTGTTCGAGATCGGCTCGATCAGCAAGACGTTCACCGCCACGCTGGCCACCTACGCACAAGCCAACGGAAATCTCGCCTTGACGGAGCCGGCGGGCAAGTACGTTCCAGCCCTGCAAGGCCGTCCCTTTGGCGATGTGGAAATTCTGCATCTCGCGACGCACACTCCGGGAGGCTTTCCGCTGCAAGTGCCGGACAACGTCAAGAACGAACAGCAGATGCTGAAATATTTCAAGGAATGGCAGCCAGCTTATCTGCCCGGCACGCATCGGACCTATGCCAACCCCAGCATCGGCATGCTCGGCTACATAACGGCGCACAGCATGAAAGGGGATTTCCCTACGTTGGTCGAACAGAAGCTGTTTCGACCGATGGGCATGGCCGACAGCTATATTAACGTCCCGCGCGACAGGATGGCGGATTATGCGCAAGGTTACACGAAAGCGGGCAAGCCCGTGCGCATGAGCAATGCGGTCCTGTCAGCGGAGGCTTATGGTGTGCGAACGACGGCCGCTGACCTGGTCCAGTTCCTCAAGGCAAATATGAACCTGCTGTCCCTGGATGAGACGCTTGCGCGCGCAATAAGGGATACGCATGCGGGTTATTTCAGGGTCGGCGAGATGACCCAGGACCTCGTATGGGAACAATATGACTATCCGGTCGCGCTTCCCACACTGCTTGAGGGCAATTCCCAGAGAACGTCAAGGCCGGCGCTTCCCGTCAAGCGGATAAGTCCTCCAATGTCACCTCGTCAGGACGTCCTCATCAACAAGACCGGATCGACGAACGGGTTCGGCGCCTATGTCGCTTTCGTACCAGAGAAGCGGATGGGTATCGTGATCCTGGCCAACAGGTACTACCCCAATGAAGATCGGGTGAAGATCGTGCACCAGCTTTTCTCCCGCTTCGACAGCGGCGGTGCGGGTCATGAGCCAGCTCCCGTCGAATAA
- a CDS encoding ANTAR domain-containing response regulator produces MNAALSIMIFDENRIRAAIIEEGLREAGHTHVVVLHDIVGLARQIELIGPDVIVIDIETPNRDMLEHLFQLTRSVRKPIAMFVDRSDTLSIEAAVEAGVSAYVVDGLRKERVKPILDMAVSRFKAFSRLQQELADAKSALEERKIIDRAKGILMKSRKLTEDEAYALLRQTAMNEKKKLADIAQSVVMAAAILGS; encoded by the coding sequence ATGAATGCTGCCTTGTCGATCATGATTTTCGATGAAAACCGTATCCGCGCCGCCATTATCGAAGAGGGCTTGCGGGAGGCGGGGCACACGCACGTGGTGGTGCTGCACGATATCGTCGGACTGGCGCGGCAGATAGAGCTTATCGGTCCGGATGTCATTGTTATCGATATCGAAACGCCCAACCGCGATATGCTTGAGCATTTGTTTCAGCTGACGCGCTCGGTTCGCAAGCCTATCGCGATGTTTGTGGATCGCTCGGATACTTTATCCATTGAAGCGGCTGTTGAAGCTGGCGTTTCGGCCTATGTGGTCGATGGCCTGAGAAAAGAACGCGTGAAGCCTATCCTTGATATGGCTGTGAGCCGTTTCAAGGCGTTCAGCCGGTTGCAGCAGGAACTGGCCGACGCCAAGAGCGCCCTTGAGGAGCGCAAGATCATCGACCGGGCCAAGGGAATCCTGATGAAATCGCGCAAATTAACCGAAGACGAGGCTTATGCGCTCTTGCGTCAGACAGCCATGAACGAAAAGAAGAAACTTGCCGATATTGCCCAAAGCGTCGTCATGGCGGCGGCAATTCTGGGAAGTTAG
- a CDS encoding CmpA/NrtA family ABC transporter substrate-binding protein produces the protein MSFIPTGIDQYKSGLTAPATIRTESAKLVRAGFIPLVDAAVLIAASEFGFAAREGIQIDLVKDVSWANIRDRLAFRQFDIAHMLAPMPVASALGLGSNPSPTIAPFMLGRGGNAITLSVELYRRMQEKAGLAGHEDALTNAKALKLVIEEMRAKSEALPVLGMTYPFSSHNYELRYWLAAGGIHPEEDVKLVVVPPPMTSDALSAGAIDGFCVGAPWNMVAVSREVGRIVAVKEDIWPSSPEKVIGTRPEWAAQNPETLSRLIVALDRAAAWCDVPDNRRELAQILAEPRYLDVPFDILHRVLTGRFTTDPNGTERTVPEYFTFHRQGANFPWISQAQWIFSQMVRWGQVAYAPEAYRQVTSAFRPDLYRNALGSRADISVTDARIEGNAEGDVFIDGATFDPEDIRGYVARFPIRNTGSGTTDQSDV, from the coding sequence ATGAGTTTCATCCCGACCGGAATTGATCAGTACAAGAGCGGCCTAACAGCTCCTGCCACGATCCGCACGGAAAGCGCCAAGCTGGTTCGCGCCGGGTTCATCCCGCTCGTCGATGCCGCTGTTCTCATTGCCGCTTCGGAGTTCGGATTTGCCGCTCGCGAAGGTATCCAGATCGATCTGGTCAAAGATGTCTCATGGGCCAATATCCGCGACCGGCTGGCGTTCCGCCAGTTCGATATCGCCCATATGCTGGCTCCGATGCCGGTTGCCTCAGCGCTGGGTCTTGGGTCCAATCCTTCTCCGACGATTGCTCCTTTCATGCTCGGGCGTGGCGGTAACGCCATTACGCTTTCCGTAGAGCTCTATCGTCGTATGCAGGAAAAGGCAGGTCTTGCCGGACATGAAGATGCCCTGACCAATGCCAAAGCCCTCAAGCTGGTAATCGAGGAGATGCGGGCAAAAAGCGAGGCTTTGCCGGTCTTGGGGATGACCTATCCGTTCTCCTCGCATAATTATGAACTGCGCTATTGGCTCGCTGCTGGCGGTATTCATCCGGAAGAGGATGTAAAACTGGTCGTGGTACCACCGCCGATGACATCCGATGCCCTATCCGCGGGAGCGATCGACGGGTTCTGTGTAGGGGCACCGTGGAATATGGTGGCAGTGTCGCGCGAAGTTGGACGCATCGTTGCCGTCAAGGAAGACATCTGGCCTTCAAGTCCGGAAAAGGTGATCGGTACACGGCCGGAATGGGCAGCGCAGAATCCCGAGACATTATCCCGGCTGATTGTGGCGCTTGATCGCGCGGCGGCATGGTGCGATGTCCCGGACAATCGGCGTGAGCTGGCGCAAATCTTGGCGGAACCCCGTTATCTCGACGTGCCGTTCGACATTCTCCATCGAGTGCTCACCGGACGATTCACTACTGATCCGAACGGGACCGAGCGGACTGTTCCAGAATATTTTACCTTTCATCGCCAAGGCGCAAATTTCCCTTGGATCAGTCAGGCCCAATGGATATTCAGCCAGATGGTGCGATGGGGCCAGGTCGCCTATGCGCCGGAAGCCTATCGGCAGGTTACTTCAGCCTTCCGGCCGGATCTCTATCGCAACGCGCTTGGAAGCCGCGCCGATATTTCCGTGACGGATGCGCGCATAGAGGGAAACGCTGAGGGTGATGTGTTCATCGATGGCGCCACGTTCGATCCAGAAGATATTCGTGGCTATGTTGCACGTTTCCCAATTCGGAATACCGGCTCCGGAACCACGGACCAGAGTGACGTTTAG
- a CDS encoding CmpA/NrtA family ABC transporter substrate-binding protein has translation MKDILSTGMHRRKLLKAGGTLALFAAAKSAFPGGAFAAAAGPETTKATLGFIALTDSAPLIVAKEKGLFAKYGMPDVEVVKQASWGTTRDNLVLGSAGNGIDGAHILTPMPYLISTGKVTQNNQPLPMVILARLNLDAQAISIGSAYADLKVGANSGALKEAFAKKKAEGSPAKAAMTFPGGTHDLWIRYWLAAGGIDPDKDVETIVVPPPQMVANMKVGTMDCFCVGEPWNAQLVNQGIGYTAINTAEIWAKHPEKSFAMRADWVEKNPIATKALLMAVLEAQQWADDMANKDELAAIVGKRAWFNVPATDIAGRLKGEYDYGSGRIETTSPHLMKFWRDHASYPFQSHEKWFLTENIRWGKFAPDTDINALVGKVNREDLWREAASALGVAATDIPASTSRGAETFFDGKVFDPDNPQTYLASLDIKRFA, from the coding sequence ATGAAAGACATTCTGTCGACTGGCATGCACAGACGAAAACTTCTGAAAGCGGGCGGAACGCTGGCACTGTTTGCTGCCGCCAAATCTGCTTTTCCTGGCGGCGCTTTTGCGGCAGCTGCCGGTCCCGAGACCACAAAGGCAACGCTTGGCTTCATTGCGCTCACCGATTCTGCGCCACTAATCGTCGCCAAAGAAAAAGGCCTCTTCGCAAAATATGGCATGCCGGATGTCGAGGTAGTCAAGCAGGCCTCCTGGGGCACTACACGTGACAATCTCGTATTGGGTTCGGCCGGTAACGGTATTGACGGCGCCCATATCCTCACCCCGATGCCGTACCTTATCAGTACCGGCAAGGTCACCCAGAACAATCAGCCTTTACCCATGGTTATCCTTGCGCGCCTCAATCTCGACGCGCAGGCAATTTCCATTGGGTCTGCCTATGCGGATCTGAAAGTCGGTGCCAACTCCGGTGCACTGAAAGAGGCTTTTGCCAAGAAGAAGGCAGAAGGCAGCCCAGCCAAGGCCGCAATGACATTCCCGGGCGGTACACATGATCTCTGGATTCGTTACTGGCTCGCAGCCGGGGGTATCGACCCCGACAAGGATGTCGAAACCATCGTGGTTCCACCGCCGCAAATGGTCGCCAATATGAAAGTCGGCACGATGGATTGTTTCTGTGTTGGCGAGCCGTGGAATGCCCAGCTCGTCAACCAGGGCATCGGTTACACAGCAATCAATACGGCGGAAATCTGGGCCAAGCATCCGGAAAAATCTTTCGCCATGCGTGCCGATTGGGTCGAGAAAAATCCCATTGCGACCAAGGCGCTGCTGATGGCCGTCCTCGAAGCCCAGCAATGGGCTGACGACATGGCGAACAAGGACGAACTGGCTGCAATCGTCGGCAAGCGTGCCTGGTTCAATGTTCCCGCCACCGATATCGCCGGGCGGTTGAAGGGTGAGTATGACTATGGCTCCGGACGTATCGAGACAACCAGCCCGCATTTGATGAAATTCTGGCGCGATCACGCATCTTATCCGTTTCAGAGCCATGAAAAATGGTTCCTGACCGAGAATATCCGCTGGGGCAAATTTGCGCCGGATACGGATATCAACGCATTGGTTGGCAAGGTCAACCGGGAGGATCTCTGGCGCGAGGCGGCATCAGCCCTTGGCGTTGCTGCAACGGATATCCCAGCTTCGACATCGCGAGGTGCTGAGACCTTTTTCGATGGCAAGGTCTTCGATCCGGACAACCCGCAGACCTATCTCGCCAGCCTCGACATCAAACGTTTTGCCTAA